The following are encoded in a window of Brevibacillus sp. DP1.3A genomic DNA:
- a CDS encoding alpha/beta family hydrolase, translating to MVYPKTGSVIVRDGKEMTYTHIQANQTPSRSVCFFFPGASYSFDRPYLYYSTMLLLSKQIDLVHVHAEYGRDNTDFWNSSFAKRSAWISEEMQTVVSHVLDVHAYERVFFLGKSLGTVPITCGLLKESRFVRSSAILLTPLLTEDVFHTELLTLTQQVFLVSGTADHYYNQDVVDQLATSKPNIQLHLPQNAKHSLDVDLYVDDSLQVLQSVMGKLACFLDKQID from the coding sequence ATGGTATACCCAAAAACAGGTTCCGTGATCGTCAGGGACGGGAAAGAAATGACGTACACGCACATTCAGGCAAATCAGACGCCATCTCGCTCCGTCTGTTTTTTCTTTCCCGGAGCCAGCTATTCGTTCGACAGGCCTTATCTGTATTATTCTACCATGCTTTTATTGAGCAAACAGATCGATCTCGTCCATGTACATGCAGAGTATGGACGAGACAATACGGATTTTTGGAATAGCTCCTTCGCCAAACGAAGTGCTTGGATCAGCGAGGAGATGCAAACGGTTGTCTCACATGTGCTGGATGTTCACGCGTATGAACGAGTATTCTTCCTCGGGAAGTCACTCGGTACGGTACCGATTACATGCGGATTGCTTAAGGAATCTCGTTTTGTCCGTTCATCGGCTATCTTGTTGACGCCATTACTGACTGAGGATGTGTTCCATACGGAATTGCTGACTCTCACTCAACAGGTCTTTCTCGTCTCAGGCACCGCCGATCATTACTACAATCAGGATGTGGTTGATCAGCTTGCTACATCCAAACCAAACATTCAGCTCCATCTCCCGCAAAACGCCAAGCACTCCCTCGATGTTGATCTCTACGTCGATGATTCCCTTCAAGTGCTACAGTCTGTCATGGGCAAACTAGCATGTTTCTTGGACAAGCAAATAGATTGA
- a CDS encoding GyrI-like domain-containing protein, translating into MEGMIVHVPQKHLIGLSFSGAFPMLVEYMPKLWETFLKRQDEIPLVISPDIRYDISEENRTYQMYTEYIVVEVERFEHIPEGMIGFTMPAKTYARFTHTGPMEQVQYTYHGLFGWLNENGHQVDEQALRMERYDQRYVPSVHESARVDNAYEIFIPLR; encoded by the coding sequence ATGGAAGGGATGATTGTTCACGTACCGCAAAAGCATCTGATTGGCCTTAGCTTCTCTGGTGCATTTCCGATGCTTGTGGAATACATGCCAAAGCTGTGGGAGACTTTTTTGAAGCGCCAGGATGAGATTCCTCTCGTGATTTCACCAGATATTCGTTACGACATCAGCGAAGAGAATCGGACGTACCAAATGTATACCGAGTACATTGTGGTGGAAGTAGAGCGTTTCGAGCATATCCCTGAGGGCATGATCGGGTTCACGATGCCAGCGAAGACATACGCCCGCTTTACCCACACAGGACCGATGGAACAGGTACAATATACATACCACGGCCTGTTTGGCTGGCTCAACGAGAATGGCCATCAGGTGGACGAGCAAGCTCTTCGCATGGAGCGCTACGATCAACGGTATGTTCCATCTGTGCATGAGTCTGCTCGGGTCGACAATGCGTATGAAATCTTTATCCCGCTTCGGTAA
- the hemL gene encoding glutamate-1-semialdehyde 2,1-aminomutase: MNREKSTQLFAEAQHYIPGGVNSPVRAFKSVGGNPVYIAKGEGSRIFDVDGNSYVDYIGSWGPLILGHAHPRVLAAITEVAALGTSFGAPTERETEMAKLVCEIVPSVEVVRMVNSGTEATMSALRLARGYTRRNKIMKFEGCYHGHADSLLIKAGSGVATLGLPDSPGVPEGTAHNTITVPYNDLESVKLAFESFGDDLAAVIVEPIGGNMGVVPPQPGFLEGLREITEKHGTLLIFDEVMTGFRVALGGAQELYGITPDLTTMGKVIGGGLPVGAYGGKREIMQQVAPAGPIYQAGTLSGNPLAMVAGLTTLQELSKPGAYERLEKMSARLAEGLADNAKKLGIPHTLNRVGSMVCLFFTETPVINYETAKTSDLERFSAYFSYLLEEGIMIPPSQFEGMFVSLAHTDEDIERTIEASYKAMKKAFE; encoded by the coding sequence ATGAATAGAGAAAAATCTACTCAGTTATTTGCAGAAGCACAGCATTACATACCAGGCGGAGTAAACAGTCCGGTCCGTGCCTTTAAGAGCGTCGGAGGCAATCCTGTTTACATCGCAAAAGGAGAAGGCTCCCGCATTTTTGATGTGGATGGTAACAGCTATGTTGACTACATCGGCTCGTGGGGTCCATTGATCTTGGGTCATGCGCATCCGCGTGTCCTCGCAGCGATTACGGAAGTAGCTGCGCTTGGAACCAGCTTCGGCGCACCGACTGAGCGGGAAACAGAAATGGCAAAGCTCGTTTGTGAGATCGTGCCATCTGTAGAAGTCGTGCGCATGGTGAACTCCGGTACAGAGGCGACGATGAGCGCTCTGCGTCTCGCGCGTGGCTATACCAGACGCAACAAAATCATGAAGTTCGAGGGCTGCTACCATGGTCATGCAGACAGCCTGTTGATCAAAGCTGGTTCTGGTGTGGCTACACTCGGACTTCCAGACAGCCCAGGCGTACCAGAAGGAACAGCACACAACACGATTACGGTTCCTTACAATGATCTGGAAAGCGTCAAACTGGCATTTGAATCGTTTGGCGATGATCTGGCAGCAGTCATTGTGGAGCCAATCGGCGGCAACATGGGGGTCGTTCCTCCACAGCCAGGCTTCCTCGAAGGACTGCGTGAAATTACGGAGAAACATGGGACACTGCTCATTTTCGATGAAGTCATGACTGGCTTCCGTGTAGCATTGGGCGGTGCACAAGAGCTGTACGGCATTACTCCGGATTTGACAACGATGGGGAAAGTCATTGGCGGTGGCTTGCCAGTTGGTGCATACGGCGGCAAACGGGAGATCATGCAGCAAGTGGCTCCAGCAGGACCAATCTATCAAGCAGGAACGCTGTCGGGTAATCCTTTGGCAATGGTAGCAGGCTTGACTACCTTGCAAGAGCTCAGCAAACCAGGCGCTTACGAACGCTTGGAGAAGATGTCCGCTCGTTTGGCTGAAGGCTTGGCTGACAATGCCAAGAAGCTGGGCATTCCGCACACGCTCAATCGCGTAGGCTCCATGGTTTGCCTGTTCTTCACAGAGACACCGGTTATCAACTATGAAACAGCGAAAACATCCGATCTGGAGCGTTTCTCCGCGTACTTTAGCTATCTGCTGGAGGAAGGCATCATGATCCCGCCGTCCCAGTTTGAGGGTATGTTCGTTTCCTTGGCACATACTGATGAAGATATCGAACGGACGATTGAAGCGAGCTACAAAGCGATGAAAAAAGCGTTTGAATAA
- the hemB gene encoding porphobilinogen synthase produces the protein MAQTFDRHRRLRKSAAMRNLVRENHVRVEDLIYPLFVVEGTGIKNEIPSMPGVYQLSLDKLAEEMKEIVALGIQAVLMFGVPTHKDACGTEAYNDDAITQQAMRLIKEAHPEMLVIADTCLCEYTDHGHCGVIHEGEVVNDETLKLLGQTAVSQAKAGADIIAPSNMMDGFVIAIREALDEAGFEHIPIMSYAVKYASAFYGPFRDAAGSTPQFGDRKSYQMDAANAREGMREAASDVKEGADFLIVKPGLAFMDMVLRLRENFNLPIVAYNVSAEYSMVKAAALNGWIDEERIVMETLVGFKRAGADLIITYHAKDVAKWLAR, from the coding sequence ATGGCACAAACATTTGACCGTCATCGCCGTCTTCGCAAAAGCGCGGCTATGCGTAATCTGGTGCGGGAGAACCACGTACGGGTGGAAGACTTGATTTATCCGTTATTCGTAGTGGAAGGAACCGGTATTAAGAATGAGATTCCGTCCATGCCAGGCGTGTATCAGCTCTCCTTGGACAAACTGGCCGAAGAGATGAAGGAAATCGTAGCTCTGGGAATTCAAGCTGTTTTAATGTTTGGGGTACCAACACATAAAGACGCATGTGGAACAGAGGCGTACAATGATGATGCGATTACCCAGCAGGCGATGCGTCTGATCAAGGAAGCCCATCCGGAAATGCTCGTGATTGCAGATACATGCCTGTGTGAATACACCGATCATGGTCACTGTGGTGTGATTCATGAAGGCGAAGTCGTGAATGACGAAACATTGAAGCTTTTGGGTCAGACCGCCGTTTCCCAAGCAAAAGCTGGAGCAGATATCATTGCACCTTCGAACATGATGGACGGTTTCGTGATTGCAATCCGTGAAGCTTTGGACGAGGCTGGTTTTGAACACATTCCGATCATGTCCTATGCGGTGAAATACGCTTCTGCTTTCTACGGGCCGTTCCGCGATGCGGCAGGCTCGACTCCACAATTCGGCGATCGCAAAAGCTATCAAATGGACGCGGCCAATGCACGTGAAGGAATGCGAGAGGCAGCTTCCGATGTAAAAGAAGGCGCTGACTTCTTGATCGTGAAGCCAGGTCTTGCCTTCATGGACATGGTCCTTCGTCTGCGTGAGAACTTCAACCTGCCGATCGTGGCTTACAATGTGAGTGCAGAGTATTCCATGGTAAAAGCGGCAGCTCTGAATGGCTGGATCGATGAAGAGCGTATCGTTATGGAAACATTGGTTGGTTTCAAGCGCGCAGGTGCAGATTTGATCATTACGTACCATGCAAAAGATGTTGCAAAATGGCTGGCGAGGTGA
- a CDS encoding uroporphyrinogen-III synthase has product MIVHGSHKPLTGKCIMVTRARSQVRELVEHIERLGGEAYAFPLLKMMPPTDTAKLDEAITQLPTYDWVVFTSVNGVRFFLERMREVGVGLEAFTGKIAAVGPKTAQALEHHGLEVAVIPSDYVAEGLLSSLYDQLFPGQRVLLPRADIARKALPKELARLGLAVTEVDVYHTVIDAEQAPDAAEKLQQGLIDIILFTSSSTVTHFMAAMEPYASFDWLKHVQIACIGPITADTAKQNGLSVHVVASEYTVEGLLVAIIENLGGNRHGTNI; this is encoded by the coding sequence ATGATTGTCCACGGATCGCACAAGCCGCTGACTGGCAAGTGCATCATGGTCACGCGGGCAAGAAGTCAAGTTCGCGAGCTCGTTGAACATATCGAGCGGTTGGGTGGAGAAGCATACGCATTTCCCCTGTTAAAAATGATGCCGCCGACGGACACTGCCAAGCTCGACGAAGCCATCACCCAGTTGCCAACATACGACTGGGTGGTCTTCACGAGTGTGAATGGCGTACGCTTCTTTTTGGAGCGCATGCGCGAGGTCGGGGTAGGCCTTGAAGCGTTCACTGGCAAAATTGCTGCGGTCGGTCCGAAGACGGCCCAGGCCCTTGAGCATCACGGACTCGAAGTAGCTGTCATCCCGTCTGATTACGTGGCGGAGGGCTTGCTTTCGAGCTTGTATGATCAACTGTTTCCTGGTCAGCGCGTTCTGCTGCCTCGTGCTGATATTGCCCGCAAGGCATTGCCAAAGGAGTTGGCTCGCTTGGGACTTGCTGTGACAGAGGTAGACGTGTATCACACTGTCATTGATGCAGAGCAGGCTCCAGATGCAGCGGAAAAGCTCCAGCAAGGTCTCATCGATATCATCTTGTTTACCAGCTCTTCAACGGTGACCCATTTTATGGCAGCGATGGAGCCTTATGCATCGTTTGACTGGCTTAAGCACGTTCAGATAGCCTGTATCGGACCAATAACGGCCGATACAGCAAAACAAAACGGGCTTTCTGTTCATGTGGTAGCGAGTGAGTACACCGTGGAAGGATTACTAGTAGCTATCATAGAGAATCTGGGAGGGAATCGACATGGCACAAACATTTGA